The region GCGGAGCGGCCGGTGGCGGTCGGCGAGAGCAGTTTGGCGCGGCGGTGGGCCGGGTTGGGCAGGTACTCGGCGAGGCCCTTGCCAACGAGCAGATCGGCGACGCGCTGCACGCTCTGCCGGGTGATGCCCATGACGCGGGCGATCCCGGCGACGGGGAGCGGCTCGGGGAGCACCGCGCCCAGCACCTGCCACCAGGCGGCGGTCAGCCCCGCGGGGCCGGCCAGCTCGTCCGCCACGGAGAGGAACTGGCCGTTGAGCCGGAAGACGCCGAGGGCGGCGCGGCTGAGGAGGTTCTGTCGTTCCCGGCTCATCGGGCGGCCTCCTCGGCGGGCCTTGAGGCCTTCTCCAGTACGGCGTACGCGGACGCGTCGGAGTCGTGGAACAGGCGGTACCAGGCGTCCAGCACCTCCCCCTCGTACACCCCGAGGAGCCGCAGGACCTCCCGGGCGAAGGCGACGGGCTCGGTCGGTCCGGCGGTGACGAGGTCGCCGTCGGTGACGGCGTCGGTGTCGACGTACCGCCCGGTGCCCCGGTAGCCGGTGGCGGCGAGGTAGAAGGACACGGCGCTGGTGTGGTCCCGGTCGTCGAGGAGCCCCTCGCGGGCGAGCCCGGCCGTCGCCCCGCAGATCGCGGCGACCGGCACGCCCGCGTCGAGGAAGGCGCGGGCCTTGCGGGCGAAGGGGGCTAGGTCGTCGGAGGTGTCCCAGAGGTCGGCGCCGGTGAGGATCAGCAGGGAACTGTCCTCGGGGCGGAGTTCGTCGAGCGCGAGGTCGGGCCGGATGCGGAGACCGCCGATCGTCGTCACCGGCTCCCGGGTGGGGCCGACGGTCCGGATCTCGTGGCCGGCGCGGGCGAGATACGCGGTGGCGTGACCGGTCTCCCAGTCGGCGTAGGTGTCGTAGACCGCGAGGTGGACGGGACTGCCGTGGTCGCTCGTCGCGCTCATTGCGTTCATCGCTCTCTCTCCTCGCGTGGACCGTGGCCGTGCACTATGTCAGCATGCTGTCATTTCGACAGTGCGCTGTCAATGTACGGTTGTCGGCGGCCAAGCCCGACAGACTGTCGTGGAAAGCCCCCGGTCACAGACAGGACGCCGATGTCGCGCCCCCTCCGGGGACATTTACGCTTCGGCGCATGACCCCTCAGCCCAACCCCCAGGTCGGCGCCGCCGTGAAGGCCGCGGACCGCGCGCACGTGTTCCACTCCTGGTCCGCGCAGGAGCTCATCGACCCGCTCGCCGTCGCCGGCGCGGAGGGGTCGTATTTCTGGGACTACGAAGGCAAGCGGTATCTGGACTTCACCAGCGGGCTCGTCTTCACCAACATCGGCTACCAGCACCCGAAGGTCGTCGCCGCGATCCAGGAACAGGCCGCAACCCTGTCCACGTTCGCGCCCGCCTTCGCCGTGGAGGCCCGTTCGGAGGCGGCCCGGCTGATCGCCGAGCGGACCCCGGGCGACCTGGACAAGATCTTCTTCACCAACGGTGGCGCGGAGGCCGTCGAGAACGCCACGCGCATGGCCCGGCTGCACACCGGGCGTCCGAAGGTGCTCTCCGCGTACCGCTCGTACCACGGAGCCACCTCCACCGCGATCAACCTCACCGGTGACCCGCGGCGCTGGCCCAACGACAGCGGCGCGGCGGGCGTCGTCCACTTCTGGGCGCCGTTCCTCTACCGCTCCCCCTTCCACTCCGACAGTGAGCAGCAGGAGTGCGAGCGGGCGCTTCAGCACCTGGAGGACACGATCGCCTTCGAGGGGCCGGGGACCGTCGCGGCCATCATCCTCGAGACGATCCCGGGGACCGCGGGCATCATGACGCCGCCGCCGGGCTATCTCGCGGGGGTGCGCGCTCTCTGCGACCAGTACGGGATCGTCTTCATCCTGGACGAGGTCATGGCGGGCTTCGGGCGTACGGGGAAGTGGTTCGCGGCGGACCACTACGACGTGACGCCGGACCTCATGACCTTCGCGAAGGGCGTGAACTCGGGCTACGTTCCGCTCGGCGGTGTCGCGATCTCCTCGGCGATCGCGGAGACCTTCGCCCGGCGGCCCTACCCCGGGGGGCTCACGTACTCCGGGCATCCGCTGGCCTGCGCCGCCGCCGTCGCCACCATCAACGTGATGGAGGAGGAGGGCATCGTCGAGCAGGCCACGCGGATCGGGGAGACGGTGCTCGGGCCCGGGCTGCGGGAGCTCGCCGCGCGGCATCCCAGTGTGGGTGAGGTGCGCGGTACGGGGGTGTTCTGGGCCCTGGAGCTGGTCAAGGACCGGGAGACCCGGGAGCCGCTGGTGCCGTACAACGCCGCCGGTGAGGCCAATGGGCCGATGGTCGCGTTCGGGGCCGCGGCGAAGGCGCGGGGGCTGTGGCCGTTCATCAACATGAACCGGACTCATGTGGTGCCGCCGTGCAATGTCTCCGAGGGGGAGGCGAAGGAGGGGCTCGCGGCGCTGGACGAGGCGTTGTCGGTGGCGGACGAACACACCGTGTGACGCGTGGGGGGTCTCGCCCCCGCCGCCCCTACCCGTCCCATGCCCCGGGGGCTCCGCCCCTTCGCCCCCGGGGCATGCGGGTCGGCCGCGGGGGGTGGGGGCTGGGCGCGCAGTTCCCCGCGCCCCTGGGGGGCGGGGCTGCGCCCCGCATCCCGGGCCCCTGAAAGGCTCGGGTCCGCGTAAGGTGACGTGCTCATAGTGGAAGCACACGCACGTGCACCCGTACGCGATGAGGGAGCGAGAGACCATGCCCGGCACCGGCGGCAACGGCGCCGTAACCCGTAGCACCCTGCGGCAGCAGATCGCGGACGCGCTCCGCGACGAGGTGCTGGCAGGCCGGCTCCGGCCCGGGCAGGCGTTCACGGTGAAGGAGATCGCCGAGCAGTACGGCGTCTCCGCGACCCCCGTCCGCGAGGCCCTCGTCGATCTGTCTGCCCAGGGCCTCCTGGAGGCGGACCAGCACCGCGGCTTCCACGTGCACGAGTACTCTCCGGCCGACTACCGCGGCATGATCGAGGCCCGGAGCCTCGTCACCGACGGAATGTTCCAGAGTCTCCTCGCCGGAGGCATGGCGCAGGCCGACGATCCGCGCACCCTCGCCGCCCTCGCCGGGGTCCGACGTCGCGGCGAGGAGGCCCAGCGCGCCGCGACGGCCGGCGACCTGAACATCCTCATCGGTTACGACCTGCGCTTCTGGCGCGAACTGAGCGCCCTCTTCGGCAACGCCTACCTCGCCGACTTCCTGCACCGCCTGCGCGTCCAGTCCTGGGTGTGCACGGTGCAGCACCTGCGCCGGGTGGAAGATCTGAAGGGCCACCTGTGGGCGGGCCACACGGAGCTCGTGGACGCGCTGTCCCGCCGCGACCCCGGCGCGGCGCACGCGATCGTCGCCGCGTACAACGAGCACTCCCTCGCCCTCCTCGAGCGCCTGACCGCCGGATGAGCGCGACGTAAGGTCGTGCCGGGAGGCGTGTGCGCCTGCGCGACGGATGGGCACACGGGGTGCGGGCATGGGGTGCGGTATGGGATCCGCACGAGGGGGACTGAGGACGGGTCCCACCCATTACGCTTCCCTGACCACCGTGCTTCCCAAGGAGCTAGAGGAGCCGTCTGTTGGCCTGTGACCTGTGGCTGGTCCCGCTCGTCGACGTGTTGTGCCACACCCCCGACAATCCCTTCGCCGAGGAGCTGGCGCTCTACGACAAAGCGCTGGGCGAGGCCGGACTTCCGCCGGTCCCGGTGTACGCGTACATGCCGGGGCTCTCCGGCGACGTGGCCCCGGTCGCCGGTTTCGACTACGACGCGCTGCACTTCCTGCGCCGGGCGTATCTGCTCCAGATGTGCGGCCTCGCGGTGACCCCGGTGGACGAACTGGGCGGCGACTACGAGCAGTTGCTGGAGATGTTCGAGACGAACGCCCAGCAGTCGCACCTCGTGTGGCACTACGACCACGCGGGCGCGTACGTCCCGGTCGACTTCCCGCACCCGCTCGCCAATGACGAACTCCTCGCCGGGGGTGGCCCCCTGGGCTCCTCGCAGACGCTGCTGCGCGAGCTGGAGTTCGTGGCCCCGTCGATCGGTATCGACCCGGCGAACCCGCCTGCCGCCCCGCAGCCGCCCATGGCTCCCACGGAGCTGGAGGAGCCGGCCGCGCCCGCCCCGTACGACGCGAGTCCGTTCGCGCGCGAGCGGCATGTGTGGCTCGGCCTGCACGCGGCGGCCACGCGCAGCCTCGCCCAGGGATCGATGATCATCTTCAGCTGAGGCGTACGCGGCCCGAAGGAAGGCCCAGGTCCCACCGGAGTCGGTGGGACCTGGGCCGCCCTTCTTTCTATATTCGACTTGCCCTGAACCAAAGCTGTTTGACTGGTCGTCAGCCGGCTTGGAAAACCGGCGTCCCGTCCTGTGTCAGCTTCCAGTTGGTGACCGCGAAGTCGGCCGGGTCGAGGGTGCCCTTGGACGTGACGTAGTCGATCATCAGCTGGCGGATCTCGTTGGTGGAGCTGTACGCGATGTCGGCGGCCGCGATGTGCGGGTAGCCGCTGCCGCCGTTGGCGCGGTAGTTGTTGACGGCGACGACGAAGACCTGGTCGTCGGCGACCGCCGCGCCCTTGTAGGTGAGGTTCTTGATGCGGGAGCCCTCGGCCTGCGCGATGTCGATGTCGTACTCGACCCCGGCGGCGGTGTCGTACATGTAGTCCCAGAAGCTGTTGGCGTTGGTGAGGGTGGCCGTGTCCACCTTCGTGCCGGACGGGACCTTGTAGTAGTACTTAGCCGCGTACTCGAGGTAGTCCTTGAGCTGGGCGCCCGTGAGCTTCTTGCCGTACAGGGTGTTGTCGTAGATGTAGAGCCCTGCCACGTCGCGGATGGTGACGTTGCCCGCCGGGATGTCGGCGGTGCGGCTGAAGGGCGCGGCGACGGAGATCAGAGGGAGGGCGGCGTCGGCGGTGGACAGGCCGGAGGCCACCGTCGCCATCTGGACCTGGTGGATGAAGTCCATCACCGGGACGTCCTTCCAGCAGGCCTCGGCCGCGGAGAGGTCCGCGGTGCAGGTGCCCACCGGAGTGTTGACGTACTTCACGACCAGGTCGTGGTCGGCCTTGAGGAGCCGGGTGATCTCCGGGTCCTCCTCGACCGTGTTGCTGTTGAGGGTCTGCGCCTTGGTGCTCGTCACCTTCCACTGGCCGTGGTGGAGTTCGAGCTCGAAGTCGAAGACGGTCAGGCGCATGCCCCAGCAGTACGGCTCGGAGAGGACGACGTCCTTGCCGGTCTCCTCGTTCTTCACCGTGTACGACGAGACCTCGACATGCGTGTGGCCGACGAGGATCGCGTCGATGCCGGGTACCTGCTGGGCGACGAGGTTCGAGGCGTTCTCGACGTACGGCAGCTCACTGCCGTACGACGAACTGCCGTCCAGGCCCGAGTGGTCGGTGAGGAACACGACGTCGCACCCGAGGGCACGCATCCGCGGGACGTACTTCTTCGCCTGCTCGACGAGCCCGGTGAACGCCATCTTCCCGGAGACGTTGTCCTTGTCCCACAGGGCGATGCCCGGGTTGGTGAGGCCGAGGATGCCGACCTTGATGTCCGGGGCGCCGGGGACGCAGATGCGCTTCACGGTGTACGGCTGGAAGGCCGGACGCAGCGTCTTGGCGTCCAGCGCGTTGGCGCCGAGCAGCGGGAAGTGACACTGCTGCTCGAACTTGCGCAGGGTCTCGATGCCGTAGTTGAACTCGTGGTTGCCGAGCGCGGCGGCGTCGTAGCGCATGTGGTTCATGGCCACGGCCATGGGGTGCACGGGGGCGCGCTTGCCCTTGGCGGCGACGATGGGGTCGACGCGGGCGTAGTAGTACGCCAGCGAGGTGCCCTGGATGATGTCACCGGCGTCGACGAGCAGGACGCGCTTCTCGCCCTTGGCGGCGCGCTGCTGCTTGATGAGGGTGGCGACGCGGGCGACGCCCACGGAGTTGCCCTTGCTGTCCTTGTACGCCGCGTCCGTGTAGTAGTCCCAGTCGAAGACGTGACTGTGCAGGTCGGTGGTGCCCAGGATGGAGAACGACCAGGTACGGGGTGCCTTCTCGGGCCTGTGGTCCGCGGCCTGGGCCGGGGTCGCGGCGACGGTCC is a window of Streptomyces mirabilis DNA encoding:
- a CDS encoding MarR family winged helix-turn-helix transcriptional regulator, which translates into the protein MSRERQNLLSRAALGVFRLNGQFLSVADELAGPAGLTAAWWQVLGAVLPEPLPVAGIARVMGITRQSVQRVADLLVGKGLAEYLPNPAHRRAKLLSPTATGRSAVAAIGPGHAALADRLARALGEDGFAETVRILERLSAVLDEIDGAATDVTKTPGAVTEP
- a CDS encoding type 1 glutamine amidotransferase family protein gives rise to the protein MNAMSATSDHGSPVHLAVYDTYADWETGHATAYLARAGHEIRTVGPTREPVTTIGGLRIRPDLALDELRPEDSSLLILTGADLWDTSDDLAPFARKARAFLDAGVPVAAICGATAGLAREGLLDDRDHTSAVSFYLAATGYRGTGRYVDTDAVTDGDLVTAGPTEPVAFAREVLRLLGVYEGEVLDAWYRLFHDSDASAYAVLEKASRPAEEAAR
- a CDS encoding aspartate aminotransferase family protein; this encodes MTPQPNPQVGAAVKAADRAHVFHSWSAQELIDPLAVAGAEGSYFWDYEGKRYLDFTSGLVFTNIGYQHPKVVAAIQEQAATLSTFAPAFAVEARSEAARLIAERTPGDLDKIFFTNGGAEAVENATRMARLHTGRPKVLSAYRSYHGATSTAINLTGDPRRWPNDSGAAGVVHFWAPFLYRSPFHSDSEQQECERALQHLEDTIAFEGPGTVAAIILETIPGTAGIMTPPPGYLAGVRALCDQYGIVFILDEVMAGFGRTGKWFAADHYDVTPDLMTFAKGVNSGYVPLGGVAISSAIAETFARRPYPGGLTYSGHPLACAAAVATINVMEEEGIVEQATRIGETVLGPGLRELAARHPSVGEVRGTGVFWALELVKDRETREPLVPYNAAGEANGPMVAFGAAAKARGLWPFINMNRTHVVPPCNVSEGEAKEGLAALDEALSVADEHTV
- a CDS encoding GntR family transcriptional regulator, which translates into the protein MPGTGGNGAVTRSTLRQQIADALRDEVLAGRLRPGQAFTVKEIAEQYGVSATPVREALVDLSAQGLLEADQHRGFHVHEYSPADYRGMIEARSLVTDGMFQSLLAGGMAQADDPRTLAALAGVRRRGEEAQRAATAGDLNILIGYDLRFWRELSALFGNAYLADFLHRLRVQSWVCTVQHLRRVEDLKGHLWAGHTELVDALSRRDPGAAHAIVAAYNEHSLALLERLTAG
- a CDS encoding 5'-nucleotidase C-terminal domain-containing protein is translated as MPVNPMNRREFVKKSAVTGAAVTVAGTVAATPAQAADHRPEKAPRTWSFSILGTTDLHSHVFDWDYYTDAAYKDSKGNSVGVARVATLIKQQRAAKGEKRVLLVDAGDIIQGTSLAYYYARVDPIVAAKGKRAPVHPMAVAMNHMRYDAAALGNHEFNYGIETLRKFEQQCHFPLLGANALDAKTLRPAFQPYTVKRICVPGAPDIKVGILGLTNPGIALWDKDNVSGKMAFTGLVEQAKKYVPRMRALGCDVVFLTDHSGLDGSSSYGSELPYVENASNLVAQQVPGIDAILVGHTHVEVSSYTVKNEETGKDVVLSEPYCWGMRLTVFDFELELHHGQWKVTSTKAQTLNSNTVEEDPEITRLLKADHDLVVKYVNTPVGTCTADLSAAEACWKDVPVMDFIHQVQMATVASGLSTADAALPLISVAAPFSRTADIPAGNVTIRDVAGLYIYDNTLYGKKLTGAQLKDYLEYAAKYYYKVPSGTKVDTATLTNANSFWDYMYDTAAGVEYDIDIAQAEGSRIKNLTYKGAAVADDQVFVVAVNNYRANGGSGYPHIAAADIAYSSTNEIRQLMIDYVTSKGTLDPADFAVTNWKLTQDGTPVFQAG